Proteins from a single region of Acidovorax sp. NCPPB 3576:
- a CDS encoding sensor histidine kinase has protein sequence MARLVAVVVLAVALSGAAVALLNYWQFKQAMATESGLQHLGRYLTPALEGIGNAQDAITTVVALETVVNASRHEAAAQGLALAPCLFQLRDANNRLLYSSTPLGTQMLLAQGTQVTEQNIAGQPYRVVQTDLPRWSVRIAEPKLADATVLQVIVNDLLPALLLALPVTLLPIWLAVRQGLKPLQRLSAQLQTRSPNDLRAVTADLHYAELSAVAHAFNAVLNQLRDKMQREHAFVQDAAHELRTPMAVISAQAHLLLQATNGPQRAQAQAGLEHAIQRASHLAHQLLALAALDEASRPSAQRVDVAALLRNTLAALTPAAMARNMDISLEAPDQVFCTLDAAALQSIVQNLLDNSLRYGREGGRIAIRLHADSDSRQLRLLVADDGPGIPHDEQAHIFERFVRGSHPQAAGSGLGLSIARQAALALHGHITLGPGLDGQGATFTLTIRIQPGA, from the coding sequence GTGGCGCGTCTCGTCGCCGTGGTGGTGCTGGCGGTGGCACTGTCCGGTGCTGCGGTGGCGCTGCTGAACTATTGGCAGTTCAAGCAGGCCATGGCCACCGAATCGGGGCTACAGCACCTGGGCCGCTACCTGACTCCGGCCCTGGAAGGCATCGGCAATGCACAGGATGCCATCACCACGGTGGTGGCACTGGAGACCGTCGTGAACGCGTCCCGCCACGAAGCTGCGGCGCAAGGCCTGGCGCTGGCCCCCTGCCTTTTTCAGCTGCGGGATGCCAATAACCGGCTGCTGTACTCCAGCACCCCGCTGGGCACCCAAATGCTGCTGGCCCAAGGCACCCAAGTCACCGAGCAGAACATCGCCGGGCAGCCTTACCGGGTGGTGCAAACCGATCTGCCGCGCTGGTCGGTACGCATTGCCGAGCCCAAGCTGGCCGACGCTACGGTGCTGCAGGTGATCGTGAACGACCTGCTGCCCGCGCTACTGCTGGCCTTACCGGTGACTTTGCTGCCCATATGGCTGGCCGTGCGCCAGGGGCTCAAGCCCTTGCAGCGCTTGTCCGCACAACTGCAGACGCGTTCGCCCAACGATCTGCGCGCCGTGACCGCGGATCTGCACTATGCCGAACTCAGCGCCGTGGCCCATGCGTTCAACGCCGTGCTCAACCAGCTGCGCGACAAGATGCAGCGCGAGCATGCTTTTGTGCAGGATGCGGCCCATGAACTGCGCACCCCCATGGCCGTCATCAGCGCCCAGGCCCATCTGCTGCTCCAGGCAACCAATGGGCCGCAGCGCGCGCAAGCCCAGGCCGGCTTGGAGCATGCGATCCAGCGCGCCTCGCACCTGGCACACCAGCTGCTGGCCCTGGCCGCCCTGGACGAAGCCAGTCGCCCATCTGCGCAGCGGGTGGATGTGGCCGCCCTGCTGCGCAACACGCTGGCCGCCCTGACCCCGGCCGCCATGGCGCGGAATATGGACATATCGCTGGAAGCCCCCGATCAGGTGTTCTGCACGCTGGATGCCGCTGCCTTGCAATCCATCGTGCAGAACCTGCTGGACAACTCCCTGCGCTACGGGCGCGAGGGAGGACGCATCGCCATCCGCCTGCATGCCGACAGCGACAGCCGGCAACTGCGGCTGCTGGTGGCCGATGACGGCCCCGGCATCCCGCATGACGAGCAGGCGCACATCTTTGAGCGCTTTGTGCGCGGCAGCCACCCGCAGGCCGCCGGCTCCGGTCTAGGGCTGTCCATCGCGCGGCAGGCCGCCCTGGCGTTACACGGCCACATCACGCTGGGCCCCGGACTGGACGGCCAAGGGGCCACCTTTACGCTCACTATTCGCATCCAACCCGGTGCGTGA